In Ananas comosus cultivar F153 linkage group 10, ASM154086v1, whole genome shotgun sequence, the sequence TGGAGAGGGGAGCAACttcaggaaaaataaaaataaatagataaaaagaaagaacagtAGTAGGCCTACTGTTGTTCTCTTTATAAGGAGTTTATCCGCGTCCTATATACatttattttgtaataattaaattaaataaccGTTTGAAATGTATTGACATATTTGAGCCAgtaataaattatagaataaaatttaaaaaaaaatgctacctGCGCACCTTGCACACTTTTCATAGTGTAAATCACACTCCTATAtccaaatatttataaattatgtatgatttaataaaattaaatttataagataAGTTGGTTACTGtagttgataaaaaaatttatgagtataaaatttatagCCTAATATAAGATGTGCAGATAGTATTGCTAATTAAGAAGGGGTCACATGAACTAGAATCTAAAGAGAATTTTTCATagacaaattttttattttctaaaccTAATTTAATGTTTATACTAGTGAAGATGTCCGCGTGTTTCAACGGATCGATTATgtagaaacaaataaaactaaaaaaataaaaaaaggctactacagtaaaaatataagaataaaaatataagaagggtaaaaaaagaataaaaaaatataaaattatatttataacagAGTAGTTCAAGTCTGAAATTGTATCTCACTAAAGTTTGAGAACTCCATACTTTGAGAAAGAAAATGTAAcccattaaaatttgaggactaaagtgtcatgtgacaccgactgtccctagcgcaagtggcaaagtgcttgatggttggtatccgaggtctcgagttcgaatcctagttgattcacatttccagctaagtttatttctaaatgaaataaatgaagcaggtagcgtgctacctatctctctcaaaaaaaaaaaaaagtgtcatgTGATTTATAGTTTAAGGATCAAAAAGGTAATGACGATCggttttatttaattaataattttatttgaggaaagaatatattaaactacctaataaattttagaatgcctaattgttaaaattaaaagttgactaatcatattttagatattctaaaatattttaaatgtgaAATTGATCACTCATCagactataaatataatattaaagtttaatattaaaaatgaaagtaaaaacgtacaaaacttTTCTGAACTGCGAActattttgaatcagctatccaacgttttaaaaattttatttttactatccaacctttttatatgttagatttgagtcagttaataatattttgacttcaaaatttaaatttgtcgttagtttttacagatttaattagttCTTCACGTAATTTtcgcaactaaatttattaaataaatacttAACTTGAACTTCATCTAtcactcttttattttttattatacaatttatatctaaattatcagtattataaaattaaaatttatatttaatatatgtaatttaaactatttaaaaatacgtgtatattttaaatttttataataaaagaaaaaaaataggttagatttttttttaaaaaattcgctttttaaaatcaatagaaaaaacttaaaaataaaaaaagtataaaaaaaaggtGGGGGCAGCCCCCCTCCCCACTCCTTCCCgcaaaaaaattctagaatgcaatgaatatattggtgacgtggcgtaataagttaattaaatatcttcttttagagatatatattataaaaaaatatttttattatacttttgtttgaaatgtgattggcttattattgatgacgtggtgtaaatgtgatagtgtagaattcttACCACTCCGCTCTTTCCGCCACCTATAAAGAAATTCGGTTCATTACATTTAATTAATAgaagattatttatttatatatttatatatttatttttaatttctcagGAACATTGCCCTGTGATATCTGCCTTCCCCTCCCGACCATCACCCACTTCGAATGGCTGCCATTCTCTCCTTGCCGCCTGCCCACCGCTCCCTTCTCCCTCTTCCCCACCATCTGTTGCCTTCCGACTCTCATTATCCTTTCttccaaatccaaaccaagaAGAAATCCTccaccctctctttttctctctcttctccccttCAAATCTCTAACTCCATTGttaccaaagaagaagaagaagaagaagaagaagaagcagcagcaccAGAGGATGATGGGGTTTCTCCTCTTGGATCTGAATCCTCCGTTCTAAGCTTAGATGATCCCCAATTCAGGTACCTTCGCAAGCCGCGCATTGTAAactatttaatttggttttgtaCGTAATATCACGTTCTGCATGTCGTAACGAGCTGATTATGATCTATTTTCTGCACTTTCATCGGAAAACAAAGACTCAAACTCTTATTTGCCTTCGTCCCTGCTCTGTTTTACTATTATTAGATGAGTTTCTTACTGGCTGTTCTATTCATGGTCTATAATATTTCGGGAATGCTCcatattttctattcaaaataGTCAAACCGAAACTATGAAACTTGAGTTGGGAAATTGTAATGGGTGTCGGTGAATTGTGGAATCACCAGAGGTTACCAACTAGTAGGGAACTTACAATAGTATGGCTCAGGACTCGGGAGGATTTTGTCATTCTCACTCTTGATGGGAATCATGAGTTTCTAACAACCTCCCAAGTCAAGCGGTATGATTAGTTGGTAACAAAGTTgtcattccaaatataaaatatacgatATTCCTGGAATGCTATAACCCGGCAATATGAACGATTTCTTaggatgcgtttggttcgagttatgtggCATTACAGATTATTTCGACATAATCAAGTATCTAAGATTTCTGAATCAGATTACTACTGATAGTGCATTACTTCTGATAATGAATCATGTTCGTATGGTTTTGAAACAAGAGGTCGTTACCTTAGATTCCTGCTGGGATTctagtttttttaatttctctccCGTTAAGTTCAAGCCCATATTTTGATCCCTATCAAAAAGTTTCGAGTCCAGACGTGAGGAGAGTTTTGaatattaaatatgaaaaatccATGGTTCTTGTCCATTGTAAGTTGAAAAAAGCGTAGGAGGAATGCAGTATCCAGAAAAATCCTGATTATGAGGACCTACAATGAACTAGAATTAATCTTATAGGTTGCAATATCTAGCGTGAATTTCCATCTTGCACAAGGTATTATTTGGAGCATATGTGAGAATCGAGCTCTTAGTTGTTTGAATACTTAATTTGaatttcttgtttcttttgATCTCTGATGTTCTTCGGCATGGAACTGTTGTACTATTCAATGTGCCCATCTATATATGTCGTGaatctactatattttcttgGTTTCGTTGGTGAAATGCTTTCCATTTTCTTCTTTGATTTCAAGAAAGTTTTCTGCGTTCTATGTCTCCTTATTTTGGCTGGTTGTTTTTgttaaaagtattttgactctTTTAAAGGGCTTGTAATAACCAAGATCGATAACTAAGAACAATGAAAGGACCCAATCTAGACATAAACTGCAAATTATGGGGCCATGCATTGACTTGACGCATATTCTGATTTGGATGGAGTAGTGCTTTGGCCTTTCTCCTTTATCATGATCCCTTGTCCTCCAAAAAATCTTTGTAGTGTATGCTTGATAAACTTGGCTTATTGTATATATGTTTCTTCGTGATGGTTCACCTTTGGTGGTTTCTGTCTGGACGAGGACCCAAGTTTCAATCTCCATACAATCCGATTACCCAATTGATGTAACAAAATCCCTGATTTAATTGACAAAAATTTCTCAATTCTAAAGGAAATAAAAATGGAAAGagtcataataaaaaaaaataaaattaggtcATTTTAAAATTGCCTATAGGGAAGCGTCTCCTTACATTTTTAGCTTCCCTagatctaatttaatttattataatttttagcttaaattttttaaattattgtaactaaatataatattgaatattttcGTGTCACTCATATGCTATCATATTAACAATACATAATTACaagataaatattaaaaaaacaatCAATGTGCAGTAACAAAGAagacaagttttttttttttttttttttaaagaaaaaatagcaACACAgcacattcaaaaaaaaaaatagaattgttttttcaaaaaattgctctcagaagttcaaaaaattaacacaaaataaaaaattataaaaactagCGCAAGCATCCACCAAGATAAAGTCCGatggttagttaattcgcgaattatttgcgaattattcatgaattattgaaaatccgaataaaACGGTCCGTATATgatttattcctaaaaaattaaaataatacgcAAATTTTTGGATTAGATTTATTATTCTCGAATAATTCGTGTATGCCGAACTATTCGGCCAAAAAAGTACGCAAAtgttttggataaaatttcttTTCGAATTATTGTCgaattattcacaaattattaaaaattttataaactttcaaaatacGTGGATCataagaagaaaatgaagacgATAATAAAATTTGCTATTACTTTTTACACTtaatcaactttattttgtagtttttctttatatttttaagaatttataattatatatatatgatagtagCATAAATCTATAGAAAAAAGGTCTTAGTTTAATAGTcgaattttttatactaaaatttggtcaaattcaaattaactaATCATGAGATAAACTCCAAAAAAAATTGtcataaaaatattatcatttaaaaaatattataattataataaaatatcatttttggATTGTGCGCTTGCGCGTGGATTTGGTTCCATTGGGCTAAGCCCGATTCAGTCATCACCAAACATCCGAATCCGACCCAACCCATTTGCATCGCCCGTTCTATCTCCTCCACCAACTCCTCAATCCCTATGGTGACTCCGTGTGAGAGGGATGGATTCGGCCATCATCCCACAATCCCCTTATCCAAGGTAATAAATCACTACACTCTGCAGGCGAAATATTTCACAACAGTTAAGAAAATAAAGAACACCGAAGAAGGCGAAATTTGTATCGATTTGGAAAAGGTTCTACTTCTAATTGTTTGCGTTCTTTTTCCTGAAAAGATGTTCGACTAAGAAACACACAATAATAAGGCATAGTACTTTTTCCTGAAAAGATGTTCGACTAAGAAACACAGAATAATAAGGCATAGTCCTCCTAAGTTGGCTGTTTTTCACAACAGTTAAGAAAATAAAGAACACCGAAGAAGGCGAAATTTATATCGATTTGGAAAAGGTTCTACTTCTAATTGTTTGCGTTCTTTTTCCTGAAAAGATGTTCGACTAAGAAACACAGAATAATAAGGCATAGTCCTCCTAAGTTGGCTGTTTTTCACAACAGTTAAGAAAATAAAGAACACCGAAGAAGGCGAAATTTGTATCGATTTGGAAAAGGTTCTACTTCTAATTGTTTGCGTTCTTTTTCCTGAAAAGATGTTCGATTAAGAAACACACAATAATAAGGCATAATCCTCCTAAGTTGGTCGTTCCCAAATTTGCGAAGCCGCAACAAATTGCGGCGCGTAGAGCTGCGTCTCTGAAGTTAACAGTCAGGCGTGAATCATTCAAAAAAGCCGAACACGGCGTCGGCGAGGAAGACGGCGTGATCATTGTCGACCACGGATCTCGCCGGCAGCAATCTAATCTTATGCTGAGTAAGCTCAGCCCACCttgtttttttgttctttcttttgcAATATTCGTAGATAGTTCGGTAGTTGAAATTAGGTGAGAAAGAACAGAGAGGCTGATGGATTTCTCTCGCCTTTTTGGTGTCGCCAGATGAGTTCGTTGCGATGTTTAAAGCCAGAACCGGTTATCGAATAGTCGAGCCTGCTCATATGGTAATCATTTATACAATTTTATCCATTTTCCAGTGTGTTTGCGTTATAATTCAATTAGTTGTGGTGAGCATGCGAGCAATAGATGCAATGGGCAAATTCGTGCGACAAATGGCGAGGGTTGTATAATTGAAATATTGTCGATTTGCAGGAATTGGCTGAACCATCCATC encodes:
- the LOC109715948 gene encoding uncharacterized protein LOC109715948 isoform X4 yields the protein MAAILSLPPAHRSLLPLPHHLLPSDSHYPFFQIQTKKKSSTLSFSLSSPLQISNSIVTKEEEEEEEEEAAAPEDDGVSPLGSESSVLSLDDPQFRCSIKKHTIIRHNPPKLVVPKFAKPQQIAARRAASLKLTVRRESFKKAEHGVGEEDGVIIVDHGSRRQQSNLMLNEFVAMFKARTGYRIVEPAHMELAEPSISDAFRSCVQQGANRVILSPFFLLPGRHWQQDIPSLAAQASKEHSGVSYVVTAPLGLHDLLV
- the LOC109715948 gene encoding uncharacterized protein LOC109715948 isoform X2; translation: MAAILSLPPAHRSLLPLPHHLLPSDSHYPFFQIQTKKKSSTLSFSLSSPLQISNSIVTKEEEEEEEEEAAAPEDDGVSPLGSESSVLSLDDPQFRCSIKKHTIIRHNPPKLVVPKFAKPQQIAARRAASLKLTVRRESFKKAEHGVGEEDGVIIVDHGSRRQQSNLMLNEFVAMFKARTGYRIVEPAHMELAEPSISDAFRSCVQQGANRVILSPFFLLPGRHWQQDIPSLAAQASKEHSGVSYVVTAPLGLHDLLVQAVRIFKLGFQDFSKNVKHAHTHAHTL
- the LOC109715948 gene encoding uncharacterized protein LOC109715948 isoform X3 codes for the protein MAAILSLPPAHRSLLPLPHHLLPSDSHYPFFQIQTKKKSSTLSFSLSSPLQISNSIVTKEEEEEEEEEAAAPEDDGVSPLGSESSVLSLDDPQFRCSIKKHTIIRHNPPKLVVPKFAKPQQIAARRAASLKLTVRRESFKKAEHGVGEEDGVIIVDHGSRRQQSNLMLNEFVAMFKARTGYRIVEPAHMELAEPSISDAFRSCVQQGANRVILSPFFLLPGRHWQQDIPSLAAQASKEHSGVSYVVTAPLGLHDLLVILKRKSRRYHVDAMMRIRG
- the LOC109715948 gene encoding sirohydrochlorin ferrochelatase, chloroplastic-like isoform X1; the protein is MAAILSLPPAHRSLLPLPHHLLPSDSHYPFFQIQTKKKSSTLSFSLSSPLQISNSIVTKEEEEEEEEEAAAPEDDGVSPLGSESSVLSLDDPQFRCSIKKHTIIRHNPPKLVVPKFAKPQQIAARRAASLKLTVRRESFKKAEHGVGEEDGVIIVDHGSRRQQSNLMLNEFVAMFKARTGYRIVEPAHMELAEPSISDAFRSCVQQGANRVILSPFFLLPGRHWQQDIPSLAAQASKEHSGVSYVVTAPLGLHDLLVDVMNDRIKHCLSRVAGDADECSVCAGTGKCHLY